From the genome of Syngnathoides biaculeatus isolate LvHL_M chromosome 4, ASM1980259v1, whole genome shotgun sequence:
TTTGTAACACTCTATAATTACTGAAACAGGATTTAAGAAGCTTGATAGGTCCCTGTAATCATCATTCCTTTGTTCTGTCAGCTAACTACTAGTGACGAACTCGCTAGCCCGTTAGCAAAGCTACATTGGgattcagtttttgtttgtgaaaTTGCTATTCCAGCAACACAATATTCGGATTTCCACCACACGCTAGTAGCCATAACTGCCGGTTGCTGAAACCAGACGCCACCGTGTTAGttttacatttgtgtgctcAACGTGATGGGCTTGACTGGCTAAGACACTAACGTTAGCTCATAGCTACGTAAACTTTACATTCGACTACTTCTGCCCGTATACAATGATATTTATTTTACCTGCAAGTTGTTTTCGAAGCAGTAACGCTGATTGTTCGGTCATGGTATGTGCACGTTATTGGAAATGTGGTTTTATAAATACTCCCAAGAAAATTACAGCTAGCCCAGATTAGCTGCCTCCAGCCGCTTTCCCTCTGTGTTTTGACACAAGGTTCAGCTGTTGGCTTTAGACACGCGCATGCGTGCATCTTATTGACAGCTCCCGAGTGCCTGTTCATCAGTGTGACAGACAATACAAATGTTAAAAGCATACTTTAAAtgtacattgtgtatttaactGTGCCATATCATTTTGTCCTCAGTGTATGAGCGTTTTACATGGTTTTATGTTGACGGTGACCTCCATAGTACACTTTTCATTCAATTACGCAACATTACTGAATGGCGCCCGTTGGATCAAATGATTACATGTGTTACTCGTTATTGTACCACTTATAATACATACGAATACACTCTCAAGTCATAACTGTATAATAACCGATAGAAGAAAGGGATGGTTAGTTATAATGTAATGCCACCGTTGGTTTGAGCTTCACCGAGAGGAAAGAATATCAATTTTTCTGAGTGTACCTAAATCCATCATGTACCATTATGCGGAAGAGGGGTCATCGGCGCCATTTTTGATAGAGCAGGAACCGAGCAAGCTAGCAAAATAGCATTAGCTGTTTAGAAGTTGAAACTTTTAAATACAAGCCTTCACTGAACATAAAACTATAATATTGCTTTAAAATGAATGTAGTGGATCATGTACGAGATATGGCTGCCGCTGGTCTTCACTCCAACGTCCGGATATTGAGCAGCTTGTTGTTGACGATGAGTAATAACAACCCGTAAGTATGGAAAATCGGTAGCCGTCTGGTTACCCGATATTCTTCTGCCTCAGCCTCAGTTTAGTCTCCACAATTGTAGCATTCTGCTCTGTGGTTAGCTTCAGACTACAACAATGGTATTCATCTGAAATCGCCAAGGCTTTTTGTTAAAGCCACCATTAACAAAAATCACGAGTACGTTTGATGTAAATATACATGAGCATAAACACTCCCTGTTTGTTTTCGTTATAAAGCGATGTAGTAAATGTGATGTGTGACTCGACTGCGTTTGAATGTATACGCAACATACCTGTTTAGCGTCTGCCTTGACCTTAATattaatttacttattttttgatATGCTTCTAAAAAGCTATTACCAGTGAGGAAAATGTAATTCAttcatgtgacattttttcaacGTAACTTATTTCCGATTAGCGGAACAGGAGACATTCTGACTCAAAAGTGTAATTTATCTGTAATTTACTCTTAATGGGTTTTTACCCTCGAGTTATGCTTTTTAGCAAAACACTCAACTTgactacacatgtatctggtgagtacgtcatcgagatttacacggaagagttagAAAGCGTaggaaagtctggacgcatacaaatacttagttgctgtATCTGTTCTTAATCAAGAACGAATCCCATATAGCGATAATGCaatacaaataattaaataaatgacccttggttttacacaaactcccattcattatgatggggggggggggtaagacaGCTAGTCGGCTCCTcagtacacgaagcgtgttgcggccacatgttaaacttcggtaaacttctccgttctcaaattagtctaatgcatatttatgaaaataaaccgctgggataggcttcagcccccatacacggcgaaaacatcgacttgggcattaaatatgggttatCTATGCCAactgtttctcatttttccatgtatttcgtcaccttctaaatgtttaacggtatgggggaaaactctgggcgtcatgctgtaagacgtattttcgtgacatctccaatcgacttagccttgaagaatgttttgtttgaccGACTCTTCctgccagtgacgtgatttaatgacgtaggtgcacgagctctatacacatgCTTCAAGTTGGAATCATTCCCCCAAATCACAGATGGAATCATTCTTTCGGAAATCAAAAAGGACAGCCGATGGGTACGATGTGTGGCAGAGAAGCCATTGTCCAGCCACATAAGTCGTTAGCTGGAAACTTCCTTAATAATATTCCATTCAGTTGTAAAGTGATAGTGGAGTTCCGTAATGGCCAAGGGggctgtgttttgtgttttttgctggAATAGAATTATGGAATTTGTTTCTCATTCTTTGTCCACAATATGCACATTTCTCTCCTCCAAAGATTGCTGCTTCTCTTTGAGGTGAAGACAGCTGAGTCTTGACTGCCTACGTTATTACACGCTTCTGCTCAGTGGTTGCTTGGTTTCCCAATGTTTGTATCTGTGCATTTCTCACTGCTCTCTATCTCATACACCAAATTGCTTCTCCGGGTATGGTACAGCTGATTTGGTCGTTGGGATCATATCCACTATTTTAACTTGTGATGTCATAGGTCTCTTATTGGGTAAGTTCTACAAGTTTGTTACCCAACTATTGTGTATTTCCTCATAAGTTTAATTCCCAGTTTTTTGAATCGATAGAGTCCCCTATTGGAGTGgaggtattatttttttgggttgcaatttctaaaaaaaatttttttgtcttgctttGGCTTTTTATGGCGAACCAGTTTGACATAAGTTGTAAATGATTACCTTTTCACAAAAGTCCTCAAGTAGAATTGTTTGAAATCTTGGGAGCAATTCTTCTACTTTTTATCTTGTGGCTTTCAATGAAATGTCGATGGAGTTCCATTCCCAGAAATCTTGTAAATGGACCGTGGCCTATTTGCCACGCATCTTAACGactgtcctttttttctttccaaaataaagccatctttggttttcgaatgtcTCTCCGATTTGGAGCATTAATAGTTGAATTTCTACCCACAAATTCAGCCTGCTTGAATGAGAGGTAAAATGCCTTCTAGGAGAACCTCAGCAATCCAGTTATGATCGATTTGATGCCCTGAGAACGAGAAAATGTGAGAAGTGTAAATACGTATTACATTCACAGGCCGTTGACTGTAATTTGTATCTTGTTTGACTCCAAGAGAGCTTTTCTCACCTGCCCAAAAGTACCAGCTGCTGGTTTACCATGCCGATGCCATCTTCCATGATAAAGAGTATCGTAATGCTGCctgtaaatacagtatggcACTGCAACAGAAGAAGGTgctcagcaaaacatccaaagtTCGCACCTCTGCTGGTGGAGCTGCTGCAAATCTTCAAGCACAggtatgtattatttatttgtactaTCACTAAATGTGTGTAACAGTTGAAGTGTGTAATTCCCTTAGCTGGATTTGGACTGCAGTTTTGGTCCCTAATTTCTTAGAGTACTGtactatttacatttatatttcatgGCCCACATAACCGATATGACTTGTTTACACACTAAACACATTAAATCTTTAATGTGCTATATAATGGGCTACGTATTGTAGTTTAGGTTTACAGCAGGTGtatctttattttgtttattagtGTCGTATGGATAGATTAGTTTCCCAAATGACAGATTATTTTTTACCCCCATTGCACTGCCATGACATAACCAAATGAAATCAAACGTGTGTTTTCATAGTGTAtgtaaacgtctggcttcaactgtagctATCCAGCTAATCCGTCGATCTATCTCTTCCAGTGGACTTTTATGCTATTTTAATtaacatcagaatcagctttattggccaagtgtttaaaaacacgaggatttttttctctggcAAAGGACAACATTGTACATTACCATATTTTGCTATATGTGTATTTTCCACCTAACATCCTTTCCAGCCTTGAAGGCAGATCCCTCCCATCTGGGttcccttctcaaggttttgtTTTCCCTAAATGTGGTTTTGAGATTTTCTTTGCCCTACTATAGGGATTCTATTAAGGAATGTCTTCAATTTCAGACAGATTTGTACCTATGTagccctttgagactctttAGTGATTAAGGGCTGTACACAAACTTAACTTGACTCTTTTCAttgcttgtgatttttttttttcatagtacaGTAATATGTTGATTACTCCTATGTGGTAACCACATTCTCCTAACCTAGTCCAttcatattgacattttttttttttctccagagtcTACCTTCAGAGATTGAAGTCAAGTACAAGATAGCTGAATGTTATACTATTTTGAAACTGGATAAAGATGCTATTGCAGTGCTTGATGGTATTCCCTCTCGACAGAGGACTCCAAAGGTAGGCTTCTTGTGTTACGATTGAAATATGCACATTATTATGTTAGGTAGAGCACGTGAAAGTTTTAAAAGAGAGGCACTTGACAGGAAACAAGCTGAAGCATCCAATACTATGTCACTCAGAAGGGTACCAAAAAAAGTGTGGTACAGATGAgggtatttttttgtgattgcaaAGATTAATTCTCTGCTgtactttgaaaatgtttttgttttccatttaacCCTAGATCAACATGATGCTTGCCAACCTATACAGAAAGGCAGGCCAGGAGCGCTCTGCAGTGACAAGCTACAAAGAAGTCCTCCGACAGTGCCCCCTCGCCTTAGATGCAATTATTGGTATGCATGACCACAACATGTTTCCTGATGTTTTCACCTGGCATCTTGTGTGTAGTCAACCAATAACAAAAGTTTGATGTGTGAAaatctacagtgccttgtgaaagtattcagcccacttgaacatttcaacctttggccacatttcaggcttcaaacattgCTTGGGGTATGAGTCTATCAGTTTTACacatggagagactgaaatttttgcccattcttccttgcaaaacagctcaagctcagtgaggttggatggagagcgtttgtgaagagcagtcttcagctctgcccacagattctcgattggattcaggactggactttgacttggccattctaacacctggatacgtttatttgtgaaccattccattgtagatttggctttatgttttgcatCGTTagcctgttggaagataaatctccatctcAGTCGCAGGTCTTTtccagactccaacaggttttcatccagaatggtcctgtatttggctccattcaccTTCCCATTAATTTTGACCATCtcccctgtccctgctgaagaaaagcaggcccaaacaatGAGGCTGCCagcaccatgtttgacagtggggatagtgtgttcagggtgatgtgCTGTGTTCCTTTTCCatcaaacatatcgttttgcattgtggccaaaaagttccattttggtttcatctgaccagagcactttcttccacatgtttggtgtgtcctcccaggtggcttgtggtaaactttaaacgagacgttttatggatatctttgagaaatgtctttctaatcgccactcttccataaaggcggGATTGttgcagtgtatgactgattgttgtcctatggacagactctcccacctcagctgtagatatCTGcaattcatccagagtgatcatgggcctcttggctgtatctctgatcagtcttctccttgttcgaggtcaAAGTTTAGAGgatcttggtagatttgcagtggtcggatacttcttccatttcaatatgattgcttgcacagtgctccttgagatgtttaaagcttgggaaatctttttttatccaaatgcggctttaaacttctccacaacagtatctcggacctggctggtgtgttccttggtcttcatgacgctctctgcactttaaccAGAACCCCAAGagtatcacagagcaggtgcatttatacggagatttgattacacacaggtggattctattcatcatcatcatctgtcaacattggatcatttaaagatcctcactgaacttctggagtgtgtttgaaagtaaaggggccgaataatattgcacgacccacttttcagtttttattcgttaaaaaaaaaaaaagtataaagtatccaataaattttgttccatgtcacgattgtgtcccacttgttgaatcatgacaaaaaaaatttattttatgtctttatgtttgaagcctcaaatgtggcaaaaggttgaaaagttcaagggagccaaatactttcacaaggcactgtatatagaGAATAGTAGTGGATCTCAGATAGAGCCATGAGGAATTTCACAACAAATGTTGAGTTATTTAAATGTGATGAAATCCTTCAAACGGGTAGTTGTTAAACCAGCCCACAACATATCGGAATTGACCAATAGAAGAGACTGTCTGTGTTATAACAAAATGTAATAAGACTACCCCAGACCAGACTGAGCTGAATGCTGTATCTCTACCAAAGTCAGCTGAAATGGTATCCAGCTCGCCCCAGACCCTAATGAGCATACGTGATATAGGAAATTGAAGAAATGATGTCACCCTTATTGTTCAGTACAGGTATTTACATTGCTGAACTGCTCTCACTGCATCTGGAGATTGATTGGTCTTATTCATAGCTAATTTAAATTTAGCATTTTTACAAGCTCACATTCTGTGGGATCACAGTTACTAATCAAGGTGTAGTGTTTTATTTAGGCAACAACAATTACCGTACATTGTGGAAGTGTTCATTATGTTTATTTTCCCAAATGCCCACGAATAATTTACACCGCCGGTGACAATCAGTAAGAACTGTGGTGACTGATGTAAAGATACGACATATTTGTTCATATCCGATTTGCTTCATGTCTCACTTTAGCAGATTTCTGTGTGTGGACACACCAATATCGCCACTGCTGCAGAGCAAAGTAATTTCACGCCACAaaggcgaaaggttgaaaagttaaagggggccgaataatttcacaaggcactgtctATACTTGTGTCCATAGGCCTTCTGTCTTTATCAGTCAAAGGAGCTGAAGTGGCATCCATGACAATGGATGTTATCCAGAGTGTTCCAAACCTGGACTGGCTCTCTGTTTGGATCAAGGCGCATGCTTTTATACATGCAGGTGACAATCAAAGAGCCATCAACACAATTTGGTAAGAAGAGATTGTTTAAACACAAACATGTCACGTCCTTATAATCCCTAATTATAGTCTTGAAACCAGGATCTTACTTTGAGTACCTAATACCTGCACCTCACATGATTACAACTGTTTGCCATGGGAATAATTTCTATTTGAGCTAAATTCAATTGCAAGATCCTGTCTTTGTCCTAAAGTAGACatgcattctttttttcattcatagctGTCCAACTGCAACTGGTTTGGTTATTATTCCAAATGTCGACTCAAATGAATGCCTTCACAACAGCACAGTTGTTTATGGCCAATTAAAATGCCAGATTATATAAAAATGCTGTAGTGTGTCTGCAAGAGCGTAGTTAACTCGCTTCGTATCGTCATATGTACTACGTGCTAAAAAGCAGTGGGTTATGGAAATTAACACCTTACGGATTTCATGAGGTCAAGGAGCTATTATTGTTAGGAACCTCTCAAATTTATTGGGTACATCCTGGAGAAAATTGCTAAGTACCCCAAGGGTCAGCTTTTTGTGTCGCAGTGAGTTCAAAGGTGAGAGTCAGTGAGCTAGTGTAATTTTTCCACCTACCGTAGTGTAGTCACAGTGCTACTTATTTGTAATTTAGCTCACTGACACGTTTTCAAAAAATAGggagatgacaaaaaaatatgcctTGGTTGTTTTAATTTCACGTTGCCCTCCAGACACACAACTCTGCATGCCTGCATGCCATCAACTGTTTTATTATAACCAAGTTAACAATAAGATGAAATTGAGATGCTGTTTTGCATGTGAAGTTCTTTCAACTTTGTCCTTTCCTTTTATTTCCTCTATTTTCTCCCCTCCCATCCCTTGGCTCAGTTCTTTGGAGAAGAAGTCTCTGTTGCGGGACAACGTGGACCTCCTGGTGAGCCTGGCAGATGTCTACTTCAGGGCAGGTGACACCAAAAACGCCATCCTCAAATTTGAACAAGCCCAGATGCTGGACCCTTATCTCATCAAAGGTACTGCTAGACAGCATCTTCTTTAGCTCACTACTAGATACCAATTATCCTGTAAGTCCTCCTTTTTCCTTTGAGgacaatttttctttaaaaggaTTTTTATAACTCATTAAGCTATTTATTGGCGACTTTTCCCCTATCTGTGTGCGCCTATTGTTTTGctaatacagtaaatgtgtatttatgGGGGTGAAACAATGACGCAACTGgttaaaacgttggcctcacagttctgaggactggggttaaaatcccggccccgcctgtatggagtttgcatgttctccctgtgcctgcgtgggttttctccgggcactcaggtttcctcccgcatcccaaaaacttgcaagattaattggacaccctaaattgcctttaagtgtgattgtgagtgcaactgttgtctgtctctgtgtggcctgtgattggctggcaaccagttcagagccgttgacagctgggataggcttcagcacttccgcgacccttgtgaggataagagggttggaaaatggatggataaataattgATTATTAGATCATTCAGGAtaatcatttaatttaaaaattttcaaatCCTCAGAATTTCCTCTTTAACAGTGAGCTAATGTTAATCTGTGCTAAatatgcagctctgcttaccttttggcaaTGTGTGAACAATTCTGAATTGCTCGGTTACATTTTCAGAAGTAGGAACCAAAAAAGATTTACCCTGTTAAACCATGCACGTGTTTAATAATTTGGATTACAGTGTCTTCAAGAAAGGCAGCTCCTGGAATAAGCAGTGAATTCTCTTCTTAATGCAAATATGTTGTGTCTAACAACAGGAATGGACGTGTATGGGTATCTGTGGGCTCGAGAAGGACACCTGGAGGATGTGGAAGTCCTGGGTGGGCGACTCTTCAATATTTCAGACCAGCACGCAGAACCCTGGGTGATTTCTGGGTGAGTATGTTAGCGGAAATATTGGCAGTTAGTGTGGTCTGACTAGGCAGATGTTGTCGAGCAGGAgcggcaattaaaaaaaaaaaataggtagacCTTCAAGTACCACTATAATGCCCATGGAAAAGTTAGTCACACAGTTGACAAATTAACTATAAATTGTTATCAGAGACCAAGCTAATCTACAGTTGAGGAGCCCTAAAGCATTTCTTTTCCAACCACCGTTTGTGTTTTTAGTTGTCACAGCTTCTACAGTAAACGTTACTCCAGAGCACTGTACCTGGGAGCCAAGGCCATTCAGTTGAACAGCAACAGTGTTCAGGCTCTCCTCCTCAAGGGGGCAGCATTGAGAAACATGGGACGAGTCCAGGAAGCCATCATCCATTTCCGAGAGGCCATGCGCTTGGCTCCCTGTCGGCTCGACTGCTACGAAGGTGCGTTCGCTTGCCACGCTCGCTCACCTCCTCACTCGGGTCTTAATAGCCGTTTCATCACAGGTCTGATTGACTGTTACCTGGCATCCAATGGGATCAGAGAGGCTATGGGGATGGCGAATAACATCTACAAGACCCTGGGGGCCAACGCTCAAACTCTGACCATTCTTGCTACTGTGTGCCTGGAGGACCCACTGACGCAGGAGAAAGCCAAAACCTTACTGGACAAAGCGCTGGCTCAGAGGCCCGACTACACGAAGGCTGTGGTCAAAAAGGCTGAACTACTGAGTATGTGCAGCTTTCAACAAATATTATCAATGTCGGACCAGCACGCGGTAGTGACAAGTGTCCTCCTTTTTGTGAAGGTCGTGAACAGAAACATGACGAAGGGATCGCCTTGCTTCGAAACGCCCTGGCCAATCAGAGCGACTGTGTGCTGCACAGAATGCTCGGAGATTTCCTGGTGGCTGTCAACGACTACCAGGAGGCTATGGATCAGTATAGCATTGCGCTCAGGTAACCGATCGGGAGCTTTTGAACTATGAACCACATTAGTCTGTGCAGTGGTGTAAAATTACAACATTCATGTCGCACAGGAAGTAACACTTGCTTTTAGCTGTACTTACTGCTactatttatctatttttatatGACGGCTGAGAAGTGattaaaaaattgcacatttgtttTGGGGAGCTGTTCACCATGTGCTGGCTGAAAAACTCGCTGCCTTTTTCGTACTGAGCCCAAGGCCGCTCAGTCTGAGGTCCAaagcactctggagaaggtgTTCATCCAGGATGTCCCTGTACTTAGCCGCACTCATTTGTCCTTCGATTGGTACTAGTTATCCTGTCCttgcagctgaaaaacacccccacagtgtaatacatgatgctgccaccaccatccTTCACTGTTGTGACTGTATTGACCAGGTGATGAGGAGTGCCTGCTTTTCTCCACAGATACTCCTTCAACTTAAGGGCCAAAAattctatcttggtctcatcagaccagagtaATCTTATTTCTCAGCATCTTGGAGTCATTCAGGTCTTTTTGAGCAAAAAACACCGTTCTGCACTGAGGAGTAGCTTCTGTTGGGCCACTCTGGTGTAAGGCCTCGACTGGTGGGGGGCTGCGTGGATGGTTGACTGTCTAGAACTTTCACCTGTCTCCCGGCTGCATCTTTTTGATTTGCTCCTCTCAGACAGGCGACTACGGAGCGTCCAATGCAGGACCACAAGGCTGAGGAACAGCTTTATTCCAGAAGTTATAAAACTATTAAAATTCAGTGCCACTCTTCCATGTTCACATGGATATTTGGATTCAACAGCTGTCAGTAACTGTGAATGAGTTAAAATATGAACAGAGCACTGTCGCCTTGACATCAGGCCCCTGCCTAGGCCTATTCATTCCAGAACCATAAAGACTCTATTCTCAAATATGAGGACTATGGAAATAGATAACCATTATGTGCTCTTGAAGCTcctggcatttttatttttctacatcTAAAACCTTGCTGCATTTGCACTTTTGCACACATTCGTAACTGCAGCTAAGTATTTTCTTTATCTTGCTTTAAagtatccattttccaagccgcttatcctcacaatggttgcaggagtgccagaGACCATCCCAGCCAACTTTATGCGAAAGCcagactataccctgaactggtcaccagtcagtcgcagactACTTGTCGATCCCACGATGCCTGCAACAAAGTCAGGCGTTTATTTATAGTTCACAACTCTGCAGACTATCTAATCTAGGACCCAGGTGATCAAATTTCATCCCATATCATGTATGTTCGTATGACAAGGGCCTTGAATCGTTGAGGATATGTTTGATAAAAAATGGGA
Proteins encoded in this window:
- the anapc7 gene encoding anaphase-promoting complex subunit 7; the protein is MNVVDHVRDMAAAGLHSNVRILSSLLLTMSNNNPELFSPAQKYQLLVYHADAIFHDKEYRNAACKYSMALQQKKVLSKTSKVRTSAGGAAANLQAQSLPSEIEVKYKIAECYTILKLDKDAIAVLDGIPSRQRTPKINMMLANLYRKAGQERSAVTSYKEVLRQCPLALDAIIGLLSLSVKGAEVASMTMDVIQSVPNLDWLSVWIKAHAFIHAGDNQRAINTICSLEKKSLLRDNVDLLVSLADVYFRAGDTKNAILKFEQAQMLDPYLIKGMDVYGYLWAREGHLEDVEVLGGRLFNISDQHAEPWVISGCHSFYSKRYSRALYLGAKAIQLNSNSVQALLLKGAALRNMGRVQEAIIHFREAMRLAPCRLDCYEGLIDCYLASNGIREAMGMANNIYKTLGANAQTLTILATVCLEDPLTQEKAKTLLDKALAQRPDYTKAVVKKAELLSREQKHDEGIALLRNALANQSDCVLHRMLGDFLVAVNDYQEAMDQYSIALSLDPNDQKSLEGMQKMEKEESPTDATVELDGDDMEGSGEDGDLEGSDSEAVHWADQEQWFGMQ